From Mycolicibacterium nivoides, a single genomic window includes:
- the rnpA gene encoding ribonuclease P protein component, producing the protein MLPARYRMRRSAEFSATVSRGARAVQPDVVVHALHEGTDATGPRVGLIVSKAVGNAVERHRVSRRLRHVARTVIPQLDATDLVVIRARAGSSEAPSSRLEQQLQRALERLESRRRTTP; encoded by the coding sequence GTGCTCCCGGCTCGATACCGGATGAGGCGGTCCGCGGAGTTCAGTGCCACCGTCAGTCGTGGCGCGCGTGCAGTCCAACCTGACGTTGTCGTACACGCGCTACACGAGGGAACGGACGCTACCGGCCCGCGGGTCGGTCTGATCGTGTCCAAAGCTGTCGGTAACGCCGTGGAACGTCATCGGGTGTCGCGGCGGCTGCGTCATGTCGCCCGCACCGTCATACCGCAACTGGACGCCACCGACCTGGTGGTGATCCGGGCTCGTGCGGGCAGTAGTGAAGCGCCGTCGTCGCGGCTGGAGCAGCAGTTGCAGCGCGCTCTCGAGCGCCTTGAGTCGCGGCGCAGGACGACCCCATGA
- the yidD gene encoding membrane protein insertion efficiency factor YidD: MIRRAGVGAARGAIFLIQLYRHTISPLRLPSCRFMPTCSQYAVDALTEYGLFRGGWLTLIRLLKCGPWHPGGWDPIPDRCPHDHESFTSDETVSGEIAAENLVWETPAKRGESKSRV; the protein is encoded by the coding sequence ATGATTCGCAGGGCGGGTGTCGGTGCTGCCCGCGGTGCGATCTTCCTGATTCAGCTCTACCGTCACACCATCTCTCCGCTTCGACTGCCGTCGTGCCGGTTCATGCCGACCTGCAGTCAGTACGCGGTCGACGCCCTCACCGAATACGGCCTGTTCCGCGGCGGGTGGCTGACGTTGATCCGACTGCTGAAATGCGGACCTTGGCATCCAGGGGGATGGGACCCCATCCCGGACCGGTGCCCACACGATCACGAGTCCTTCACGTCTGATGAGACCGTGTCTGGCGAGATAGCCGCCGAAAACCTTGTCTGGGAGACCCCAGCGAAGCGAGGGGAGAGCAAGTCGCGTGTTTAA